One region of Hydrogenobaculum sp. Y04AAS1 genomic DNA includes:
- a CDS encoding DUF3501 family protein, producing MKKINYENILNLYEYEKARPEKVKELLGIKKKRSIFAGDIFHLFFENTFSVWFQIQEMIRAERMVKDEDINFEIEVYNDLIPEQNQLSATLFIEIPDENERKRKLKELVGIHDGIFISFKDQKIKAKANEQSDMDYKFGKAATIHFIKFDFDNHQKELFKNEKAFIEINHKDINIKQEIPQEVKEELVKDLYSE from the coding sequence ATGAAAAAAATAAACTATGAAAATATATTAAACTTATACGAGTATGAAAAGGCAAGACCCGAGAAAGTGAAAGAGCTTTTAGGTATAAAGAAAAAAAGAAGCATTTTTGCAGGTGATATATTTCACTTATTTTTTGAAAATACATTTAGCGTATGGTTTCAAATCCAGGAAATGATAAGAGCTGAGCGCATGGTAAAAGACGAAGATATAAATTTTGAAATAGAGGTTTACAACGATTTGATACCAGAACAAAACCAGCTAAGCGCCACACTTTTTATAGAAATACCAGATGAGAACGAAAGAAAGCGTAAATTAAAAGAACTTGTTGGAATACACGATGGTATTTTTATATCTTTCAAAGACCAAAAGATAAAAGCAAAAGCCAACGAGCAAAGTGATATGGATTATAAATTTGGTAAGGCTGCCACAATCCACTTCATAAAATTCGATTTTGACAACCATCAAAAAGAGCTTTTTAAAAATGAAAAAGCTTTCATAGAGATAAACCATAAAGATATAAATATAAAACAAGAGATACCGCAAGAAGTAAAGGAAGAGTTAGTAAAAGATCTTTATAGTGAGTAA